The DNA segment tagctgagttaGGGAAGGAGTGTACTATTCAACGGAACATGCTGCAATCGCAATcactgagccgtttctgagaactaggaatatcgtCCCCTGACCCCGTGGAAGTTGCTGGACcagtgtttgaaactggaatcggtagagggacaaattctaagatcaaccatgtaaaaattattgctctcggtCACTTGGTCGCAGAGCAATAAAAgctgaaaatcgaaatttaccTTCTTCTCGTGGTAATGTCTCCCCGACGAACCGCACTGTAATAGCGATTCTAGACGGGGTTATTGTGCCCTTTCGAATGACAatagcaaaattttgaaagtggtctcttttggtaCATTTGACATATTTCAACACGACATGCCTTGTAGAAGTGAGCCTGAAGTGtaagctttccaatgataccaaaTATGCCATGTATGATTCACAGGAAGCTATTTAGCCTAAAAATTTTGCATCACGGTCGCGGTCGGGCTGCTAGCAAATTTAGGACCATGGATAACGAAActtacaaataaatattacaaatTAATGTCTTTAAATTATGTCTAATTGTCTCAGGTGAGTTATCTGACGTATAATATTTActtatttttcacaacaaacatgaaaatagaaatttcgttttccatCGCCCTAAATTTGCTAGCAGCCCGACctcgatacaaaatctttagAGTAAATAGTTCTTGCTTATGAAGTCGtggtaaaataataattgtaatGACATTCATTtcctttttgtattttattttggaatattgacctttcttttgtaaattgaatttgaacgCAATAAACTTTATAATACAGTAATACAATGTGATCCGAAGTCAATCCGAAAAATATCCGATCCGATCCGAATCCGAAAATAGACAATCCGAATTCGTCGGTTCGGATCGgataaatctaaaatgaaTCCGATCCGAATCCGAAAATGTCAGGTAATTTTTTTCGGATTCAGAtcggctggtgaaaggtgatcaaaaaacgaaaacttgcacttttcttacaaaaaaatctcCAGTTATACGAGCCGTAGAgagtcgtgtggggtgtcattagatgtcacatgtactattgagccgaatatgGACTTATTGGTTTTAACATCTATCTTTTCTCTTAAAAtcttttcaaccgaagacttacactgttcttacagaaatttttcgatgtacacaaaacgtacatggtcgtgtggggtatcatttgaaagataattttAACACCATTCGGCTCAAAAGTACAAGTaacgagaaatttttgtaagaaaagtgcaagttttttttttatcacctTTCatcagccacacaagcttcgaacaatttttttgaaagcggTTTTagtttctagggtcgaagtcctttctaggtccatgtaaaaaattccacaagaaaatacgtccgatttattaggctgtttttcaaaagaatcccttttAAAGCGTGGTTTTTATTTGCCTTTCACAGACGCAACAACACCGACAGTATAATTGCCAGGTCTATTACTTGTTTTCGTCTAACTATTTTCAATACCATTCTtcgaaaatctgttacttcataaGTTTTATCATTTGTTCTTATCATGTAAGAACACATTAGCCAGAGTTcatcgtttgtttttgttgacgctgtcgacaacagatgcaAGAGGTTTGATCGGACAAATACACAGTACCGTccaccccccccccccccagacactttgacaaaaaatatatgtgaGCGTGAATAGTGTCACACCATTGTTACCGTCTTCTCAAATAAATCACAGAATAAATCTGCCCAAATTATACCACAAAAACCAATTATTCCTCGAATATGAgttataaattcaaatataatttatttattcgtacaaagttcatttacatttttggatattgCCATTGAAATATGGCGCGCTTAGGTCTGTtaatttgtataaatataattttatttattttccctGCTACTCAAACAAAAGTAGTCCTTAGAGATTTGAAAATAACGaaagaattgaattttaatttttttgttggtaataCCAGTCCTATAATTAATGAGTTCTTGTTTTAGTAATGAACGTTCATGATAATATTCCAATTACGTCACTCCCACAAAATAGTTATAGAACCAGGAAAGATATCAATATTATGACTAAATGCTTAAATGCCACTAGCACACTAGCTGCCACCATCGACTTCAATCACATTCACTCTACGAAAAATCCGGATACAGTTCATTATTGTTATTTCTATCATGTAAATTGTTTCGGTACAGTCTATTGTCATCGATATCATTCACTGCCGTCACAATTTTAATGAACACCACTTCAATTGCACATACCATAAACAATACCATAAAAACACACAGATTTGATTGAGCATTCGGTCCGTTGCTGACAGATATTCCAAATGGTGGTTCCATTGATGTTGATATTGTTTTAACCATTCCGAATTTCAACATAGCGAACAGGTACCACATTTAGTAATGTTAACACGGAACGATTCGAATAAGATTGGCGGTTCGAAGATGAattaatagttttttttttcttctttaacaAGTTTTAAATAATATAACTCGTTTTCGTACTATTTTCACTAGTCATGTTTCAAAGTGTTGTACATATGAACCATGCGGATTGtttataaacaacaacaattttcgaaatcaTCAACGCAACATATATAGAAAACAagtcgaactttttttttacatttttaatgtgattatgcaattttttggttgtttcttTTTTAGCTTATGCAATCAGCGTTATGCTACACTTACATTTATATGTATACAAAACGAACTTCTGATATTTGCACACTCTGAGAACACAACAACTGAGTTTGATTAGAGATCAATACTTATCTCCaaaatttcagtttgattCAATGCGATGATAGGTGTATATCACACAGCACAATTTGATAAAACATCTTTCGTACAATCTCTCACAATCATAACCAAGCTTAGACCGAATTGCGAGTTAATTGGTGTGttataaaaagtaaaagtaaacctcACTGAACGATGCAAATATGAGTGTGCAACACGAAATAAACACAGTATCGTCAACGACGTCTTTCTGGTATACAAGTTTTCTTCATTTGGGTTTCATTGAAAGAGTGGTGGGTCGGCGATCGGAAGTTTTTGTAGAATTGTTTCGATGGTAAAACGTATTATCATTTGGGTCAGTATGCAAGGCAGTGATATGTGTATGAATGAATTGTttgtataaatgaaaatttatggtCAATGAGGCATTATTACTAGGTGTAGACGTGTAGTAGAACTGTTGTACGAGATTATTATCGTTCATTCAATTTCTTAGAATGATCATAatgaaaacgaatgaagtcgaatgtttttataaataacATAAGTGAGATTGTTACGTGCTGTACATCTGTTATGTATATAATGACGACAGAAATAAAtaacaagctctgactaatgtgCGTTGCTGCAATTGCGAAGAATTCGCATCAATCCCTTGAATTGTCTTACAGATATTGTCAACCGAATTTGTGTGTAAGTCTACCTCAGCTGTtgtttcagctggtccacccAGCCAATCACAATCTTATGTATACTTAAAATGCTCTTCTACTTCCATGTGTGTACGTGTGACTCTGAAACCCATATAAAGACGAATAAGCAGAGTGTTTGGTTATTGTATCAGCTGGTGAAACAGCTTGTAGCTTGTCACTAGGGTCCTCTTCTAATTGCGTTTTAAACTACCATGATAATGGATATAAACTGTCATGCATTAAATTTCCTTTACTTTTAAGGTCACAATACTCGTCCTACCACTcaataattcatcaaaaatttcttccacAGCAAAATCACCAAACGAACGATTGCCGAACAGACTATAAATAAATGTCTCGTGTGCAATGTTCCAATAAATCTGGACAAGACGTCCGACTTTGTGACTTGTGATACTTGTAAGCAGTCGCCTATCTGCAAGAATCTTCATTGTGCCATATGGAGCGATAAGTCAAAAGTTTGGAACTGCAAACTTTGTCGAAGTTATTTGCATGGTTCCAGTTCGGCATGCGATTGGTTGATATCACAATTAAATGAGAGATTATTGCAGGGCAAAGACAATGAGGATCACAGTAAAATTGTCTGGTCAAGCAACGATGGTGAGATTGCATTATTACCATACGAGTGGTTGATGgatattgattgaaaattccattacaGATAGTGCACCGTTAATACCATTGGAACAACGGGAAAAAGTGCGTGAATTCGTTGAAGAACTGGTGTCGACTTTAGTCGGTGGGACTATAGATAATGCACCAGTTGGCCAGCTATTTGAGAACAAAGAATGTAAGTCATTTATCACATATCGATTTAGGATATGGACCAATTGTCTCTGagtgaacagaaaaaaatttaaaccaaaaatCCTTCCAAACTGCTTTCAGATTTAAatctattttcaaattatcatTCGAAATTAAGTAAAAAGTTGTATAATCTGGAATTATCGATTCGTCATATGTTATTCGGTGAGTTTGCACCTTCAGCAACACTTAATGTGAAAGCACGTAGCATCGATTTCTTTTATAGTACACGTTTGCACGTAAAACCATAACCTAAATTTAAGCAAAAGAATAAGTTTTCTTGAGATTGCATTTATGAAGATGCTGTAGTAGAGATCGACTGAAGATACTACAACAAAGTTCCAGAAATAAATCGGTAGCAATAACTCGCGTGTCAACTTTATTGCACGACCTGAAATGAATGTTCTGTTTAATTGGAACAAATTAACCACACGCTTTTCGATGCATAACTGTTTCAGCACCTTACTAAATGAATAACAGAAGGAAAGGTTGAATGGGTTTCTAACATGCGACAGTACAAAGAGTGTTGTtctaacaaataattttttcttttcaaatctataggaccaaaaaagtttcgatttTTCATATAACGCGTAAAATGTACCGGCTACATTGAAGCTCACGCGAGCGGTTAAAATACACTTTGTTCACAATGTTAAACAAGAAATTATAAACTTTCTCCGTAAGGGAATAGCTTTGGTTCTTGTTGCATCCTTTAGTCATTTTAATTCGATTTAAACTTAGAGATTGACAATATTATACAAGTGTACGTTCAAATGTAGTCACGTTCTTCTTCGCGTACGCGAGTGGTAAAGTACACACTCTTAACACCTACTTCCGCATTCATGCTTTCGAATATAGGTCAAAGATAGAGATTATTGGTTAGAAGAGATGTCGAACAATTATCTGACGATGTGAAACTTAGGggtcattcaaatagtgcgcaTGCCAAAATCTATGATTTTTAGACCCTTCTTCCCCCTCTGCACGCTGTTTTTCATACATTGAAATGTATGGCAGCATGCTTTTGTCAGACCCCCCAAAAAAGAGTGCGCAATGACCTGACTCAATGAAGGTAGACGTCTTTGGTCTTTATACTTTGAacgttgattttctttttttgtgagGACTCATGAGCTCACTATCTCTGActcattaaatgaaaatttctgaaaatgaaaattcactaCTGGACATGAGGAGTGAGAGAACGATTCACCGTTTCTAAATTGTAAGTCAACTTGCTTCTGGCTGTAAAGAAGTTCCATTTATCTCCATTGAAAAGGTTGAACTTTAAACTGTTTAGACTCATTTTGAATTAACtgaataaaaaatgcataagaCCTTATAGTCCATGCAAGGTTACGAcgcattgaaattgaaaaaaaaaatgcagctCAAGCAATTGCAGTTAATAATGCAGGTTTCAACTAAGTAGTGAACATGGTCAATCATTGACTAAAGTTCAAGTGCAGCAATCACATATTATCGTTTAGATATAAACTATCGATACCAGTGAGTAAAACGTATTTCGCTAGCTAAGTAACTGttttaacgaagaaatttttgttttctttccgaatttttattgtcaatttttgtttagttaAATTAGTTGCAACACATTAGCAACATTAATTAGTTTTGGCATCCGTATCGTACCcgaaatgaaaacgaaatgaataTGTTGCGCACAATTCGTTTCAATGtgtgaaatgtttgaaaaacaaaaaaatattatcacCAACTCATTAGTTGATAAAATGtagaaatatttgttgattacaAGCTCTTATCAATCGATTGTGTATTATGAATGGTATATGCTCTTTGTATACTTAATATATTTACCGTTGAGCTTTGGCAATTTGTGCTTCTtggcaatttatttttttctgattctTTCGCTCTCTTCTTTTCGTACATCGTTGATATTTCCACGTTATTAGTCAAATTGAGTATCGGTGCGTGCAGTGTATGTAAGAAATTATGTAGTTTTTGAGTGCGACCGTGAAATTATAGTAATTTCATTCATGAAAGTAGTGCCGAATCGTAgataaaaaagtaaataattgcAATGGCGTTGTTGCCATGATTTGGTCAAGTGATACGAATTGGCTGTGTGTTTATATGTCTGAACAATTTCAATGGAAATAATTCCACaattgtaaattgaattgCATCATTATTGTCTTACAAATATATTTCTCGAGTGccaaaagaatattttcattcaatctACTTGTGAATTATTGGAACATTTAGCTTGAAATCGTAAttgaaattcgtaaaaatcatttcttgtGAGATACAAAATGGATATCGATTGGATGTATTTACCAATATGTTATGCTGTTGCAGCTGGAATACTCTACACTTTTGTTTATTGGATTGAAGTTGTCTTAGGTAATGTGGgaagataaataaattcacaTCAGTCATGGGTGTAAGGCTATCCATTTTCATGATTTACAAAAGAAGACTCAAGTGCGGTTTAACCCTTCAGCAACGGCAAGCGTAACGATTACAAAGATTATAATCTGGTACCTCACTTATGTTCGAGGTACCGACaaatgtttgatacaaaatctgttacttcattctGATAAGTATACACTTCGATTTATAAGACCACGTTAGCGAGAGGtcttcgcttatttttgtcgttgctgtcgataagATATTAGCAACTTCTGAAAGATTAAAGCTAAACTGATCGACACTGGTGCATTAATGacataaattttagaattatcaTCTACAGAGAAACTTACGTTTTTATTTGTGTGTAGTCAACGAAAAACCATCACTTTCGGTTATCAGTGTAGTTACGAATGTTTTTTTAAGCCAATGACTcatcaatttaatatttaataccACCTTCAGAACGCTTACAATTACAACggtaattttgcttttttcggTCTTCATGTCGAAAAAAAGTCTCGATAAAATTACCTGTCCATATCATTTGccatttatattaaaaaaaacaacaaaaatgttgtaaaagTCTTGAAGATTACAAAAATACTGTAGCGTTAGTTTtagattcttttcataactTTACAACATTCAGCAATACTCATAGTTTTATCTTATCGTAGAGACCTTGATTGTAACGCTAGAAGATTTCGTTGTATTCATCGATGTTATTTATTAAGGGATTTATTTCTACCGAATGGTGTGTAACTTCAACACTAACCTTTGTTCCAACAGATTATAAGCTGGAAGAGATAAAATTATTACACGTATGTTCTGTACGTCATTTGGTATATTTTTTCAGTATATTTGTGAATTATGGAATACCTGACACGAATTATACTGGGATGGGACTTTAGTTATTTTTATCGTGACTGAACGCTTTTCGCAGAAGAATAGCTTATTTTTGAGATTAGATTTCAATTGGACTGTGTTGAATTATTCATATCTTCTTAAACCTTCACAGACGGCTACCATATGATTAGGATATTTATCGAATATTTTACTTGAGTCggtctaaatattttcaacagactgaaaatatattacttcatttgttgtaaaatgaattttgttatttgaGACGACTCTGGTGCTCATTATACAGTAATAACAGTTGATAGCTCCTCACTGGGTCTATTTTAGGGAATCGTAGTGCTAAAATTTACCAAAGAACCTTTCATTACcttcaattccaaaaaatcGTCCCTGTCTCCATAATAAAATTcctgattttcattttgtataaattgaACGTTCGTCTTTCGTTTAGGTCTACCAACTGGCGAAAATGAAACAGATACAATTGATCAATCACACACAAACCTCAAACACTTGGTTGAACGAATCATCGAAGAAGTGTTTAAGATTCCAGAACTGTTCGATCATAGCGGAGTACCTAAAGAACCACAACGAATAAGTCTACCTCAATTTGATCCGAAGAAATATGAAGAACTGTTGGCAACGGCTGTATTGAATAAGGTAGGTAATCTACTGATCTTATGTTATGTTATCTACAGAAAAAAGTAGAAGGTCAAGTGTTCAAGATGCAAAGTCATTAGTCgcacgaaaacgaaattttttgttttactctCGATTTGTGTAGTTTATGTATTGTTGATTTTCGACCCGACGGCATGAAAAGGTTGCCATTTGTGATTAGTTATGTTATATACAGGTACCATAGGTCTATAATAAGTGTATTAGGTAACTCAAACTCCAATTCTATGTTTCTTGTAAACTCTGCTTCGATGCaatgtaattgaaattttcttattcgCCTCCGTCGACGTTCAACTTTTGCCCCATATCTTAACTTTcataataaaactgaaaagttcagcaaaaatgttatttgaattaaatattgaTGACAAGAACCTGTTACACTATAATATGCTTAAAACACGTTTGCAGTTACGAGATTAAAGAAAATCGATGGACTTTTCTCTTTGTTTTTGTCTTGACCTTTGACTTCGTTTCTTTACGCTTATCACGTGTATACCGTATACCataaacgtaaataaaaacgTATAACGAACAGAGCACAAAAGTTTTCAGCGATACAATGTTTCCGAATTATGCGTCTCGATGTTGCCCTATATTCGACAAACTACgggaagaaaattaaaaaacttcGGCAGGTGTGTCTATAAAACTTTTGCAACAAATAAATGTTAGAATTTCTAAGCAGATTTGTTGTTGATGTTATCGAGTTCCCACTATCTTAAACAATGCGACACGAAAgtgattttatttactttattaAACGATTCgacgaaatgttttttgataaaatcaaattcaattagGAGTTGGCAGAGTTTGGTGAGTGTATCAAACGATGTATGAATTCGggacaaataatttattaacaaCATACAGACAATACATCTACTTAGGTACCCGCACATAACTCAttggaatagttatttacgtatctgttgtggacggtagattttaggcaatttcgcgagttctAGTCCGAACGGAgtgacaagcgaaagtgccaaAGATCTACCGTTGACGACAGATACGCATACAACCTTTCATATAATGGGCCGACAACCGGAGAAAAATCCCGAAACTCCCTTATTTTCGGCTCAACAAGAAAATTGTGTCTGATTTAGGTACAGTCACTTTTCATATGGGGAAAGTTTTATCTCTTTAACCGTTAGTATGTGACACAGATAATTCTAAGAGTagctaaattgaaaaagaaaagggAACGTCGAAACCGTAATATCGACATCAGAACTTTCTCGTTCTTAAGCAAGAAAAGGGTTCGGCTTTGTATTGGTAAtgttctatctatctatctatcgaaaTAGTAATATCACCGAGAAggtgaaaataaacatttccgGGCAATATTATCACTCAGAGATGATATTATTGATCAAAAAAGCGATCAACATCCCcagaaagaaataataaaatcctttagacgatattattgcCAAGAAATTATCACCTGCACAGTCATATCACCCTGGGGTATATTGTCACACACAATTTTGTGGGAAGAATAAGTCCAGATATGAATTTTCGGCACAATTGTTGAACCGAATTGAATGTTTGCGTTGATATTCAGCAACGTTCACTTAATTGTTCTAATTCTTTTTTGCAATGCATAGATATAACAGCGTGTAACATAAAATTAGTATCACAATTGTGACTGtttacgaaattattttatggcttcatttattttcttcactgCGGTTGGTTACTTTGGCCAAACATACATCAGTTTGTGGCTTGTTCCACCAGTTCAATATTCTGATAAAGAGGAACGCTTTgtcgatattttcaataataaaattcggAATAGATTGTAACGGGAGCATAGCACACAGActtctattttaaaaaaaaggaaaatgaagttGAATCAGATcgttagataaaaaaaaaatctgtttccCAAAAGAGAATGTACCTATTAAAACAAGTGTAaccttcattttattttctaatttgtCCATTATCGAATTTGTGTCGTCTCTCTTTTCAGCTAGTTGAATCATACAGCTACGAAAGAAGATTCGAAAATAGTTCAGGAATTCACTCAGGATCGGACATTGATGGAAACGTACAAAGCATTTTGCAGAAAGCTCAATTAGAAACTTTATCAACAAGCAGCTCAAATGAACCGAGAAGTGATAGCAGCAATTCAGTCAGCTTAAACGATCAGCCAATGTCGTTAACCGTACgcataatttcgtttttttttttaatttcttcatcaaaaaatgCTTTTGCGAATTTTAGGCAACCGATTTCATTGGTAATTTGTCACGGGAAAATTCAGTCTTCTCACCAATCGATTCACCGCCCCAGACTCCGCGTAGCGTTGGCAGTGACGAGGAAGCCTATCTGAGCGATTACATACAGAAACATAAAGTGCCATTGCCAGGAATCGATGCACACGACTCTGACAGCTTCGATGAGGATTATCAATCAGTAAATTCGAAAGATACCGAAGGAAATTGGCAAGAAAACTGGCTGTTCAAGAAGcgcaaattgaaaaatgaaatgaaaagcgACATTGGAATGCTGGTACCATCTCCGATGGAGGATGTGAAAGCTTTGATCGGTGATAAAACAACAGATGAGGTAAGTGACCTGTCGGAGGCAGGTTCAGACATAGAAGATGAGGAGAATGGTCCGATGAATGGTAGAAGAAGTGCTGACTTACCGCATGCATTAGTCGAAAGCAAGACAATTATTGGAGGGAAAAATGATTTCGCAGCGTTTCCGAATGCAAAAACCATTGATGAGCTGTTACAACCGGATAGTTTAGTGTCCACGCAGTCCGCCGAATCAGTTGATGTTCAAAGTCCTGTCATTATGGAAGCAAAAAATGACTTGATTTTAATGAACGATTGCGATAGCAGGCCCATCATCTTGCATGTGAAAGAGAAACAGCGCAATGGCAGTAAATCAATTGACGATAGTCTGATTAATGAAAGAGCTTGCGTTCAGAATGGATCGAGTCAATCTGGTGTCAATCAATCCGCAAAACCCACTTCAAAAGATGCTTCAATTACTAAAGGCAGTCTATTTGATGCAGAAGGCGTAGACCCACCTGTTCCTACTCCAAGGTAGATCCGATATAGTCGTATGAACTAGAAGTGTAACTAAATTGAACGTTTTTTCAACAGGAAAAAGTCAAAATCTTTGGAATCAGCTAAAGAAACTATTGCTGTCGAAGGTAGTATTGCCTTTTCTTAGTTAAACTCTAAGTACTTTAGCATGAGCATACTAAATTTACTAACAAATCTGAAATCTCTGTACTAATTTACCTTAGTTCCAACCCAACCCACAATACAAGAGAGTGGTAGTCTTCCTGACAACAACACCATTGTGAACCAAATTATCCGCGAGTTCGACTTTAGCGTGGAAGTCGATAAATTGTTAGGAAATAAACCACAATCGTTGGATGATGAACTTCTCGACTCATCAATTAACGATATCTATGATAGCATTGAAGGCGATCCGACACTCGATTATCAATCTCTAATTGCTGAAAACGAAACTGTCAATACTGCAGTCGTATCAACGAGTCCTGAGATAATTTTAGAAGCTAGCAACCTATTAATCGAGGACTGTTTTACCGAAACAACTCAGGAAATTTCACAAGACCAACTGGAAAATAATCGTTTGAGttcgttgaattttattgagCCAACTTCAGGCCCATCTTCCAACATTTCCagtgaaaattatatttgcaAAGTTTCACCAAGCGAATTTGATTTATCAGTAGACAGTGCGCTGCAACCTAAATCCGACATTTTTGATGTTATTGCTACCAATGGGGTTGAAGACAAAAGTGTACCTCAAGCAATGTATATCAGCAGTAAGCCAGCATTGATTGCTGTTGAAATCGCCACGCATGATACATCGACCGTGCAGGTGATCAATGATGATAGTGAGAAAAAGGAACCGGCGACCTCCATCCCAACTTTGATTATATCAAatatttgtggtgatacaccTCCGCCCACAGCGGCATGTGATGATGACATGTCGTTGAaaccaaaaaaagttttaagagCTCAGGACTCACTCGAGCTGCCACCGGATGATCGAGAGAAATTTGAACCCACGAAACGAGTCGattcttttgatttgaaaGATGTTGATAGAAAGATCGATGATAAATTGGAGATTGATGTCGATTCGGAAGTAAATGGTATGAAAAGCAACACTGATAAGGAACTTTCAAATGCAATTACTGATCCGGAACAAACGTCCGAGGAAGACTTCGTTATTGTCACAGAGGAAGAAGTGAAAGCTTTGAAAATCGAAGAAGAAATATTGCTGAGCACCCAAGGAGTTGGTGACTCTTTAACTGAAACGAAACCTGAAACTGAAAATTCGATTACTTCAGCATATAAAGattcaaacgaaaacaaaCTGGAAAGTCCCAACGAAAATATCTGTAAGGATTTGATTCAAACGAATGAACCAGAACTGATGCTGAAGCAATTCTCGACTAACCAATCATCCggtgaaattgatgaaaaacaCACAACTGAATTGTCGGTCCAACCAGAATCGAATGAATTCATAGTTATGAACACtcgcaaaatatttgaactgCCCTCCATTCCTGAGTCAACTACTCAAACCAATGAAATTGAGAGGCCTTCCGCTTCTGCTGTGACTTACACCACTTCCAACTTATTCATATCTAACCAAGAAATCATCTTAAATACTAACCCATCTACTAACACAATACACTCAGACGAGCATGGTCCTTTACCAGGTGCATATTGATAGCGGGCTATTTCTCCCCAGTTATCTAATTTATTATTCTTTAAATGAACCAGGTTCGATTGCTGAACGTGAACACCTTAAATGGATGAATGCTCAAGTCGATATTCCGAACAATCCATATTCCGCTGAAGCACTGCAAAGGCGACTTAGTCAGACGAAAAGTCCAAGTA comes from the Bradysia coprophila strain Holo2 unplaced genomic scaffold, BU_Bcop_v1 contig_358, whole genome shotgun sequence genome and includes:
- the LOC119081716 gene encoding uncharacterized protein LOC119081716 isoform X4; the protein is MEFNYVLATESTFYCRSKITKRTIAEQTINKCLVCNVPINLDKTSDFVTCDTCKQSPICKNLHCAIWSDKSKVWNCKLCRSYLHGSSSACDWLISQLNERLLQGKDNEDHSKIVWSSNDDSAPLIPLEQREKVREFVEELVSTLVGGTIDNAPVGQLFENKEYLNLFSNYHSKLSKKLYNLELSIRHMLFGLPTGENETDTIDQSHTNLKHLVERIIEEVFKIPELFDHSGVPKEPQRISLPQFDPKKYEELLATAVLNKLVESYSYERRFENSSGIHSGSDIDGNVQSILQKAQLETLSTSSSNEPRSDSSNSVSLNDQPMSLTATDFIGNLSRENSVFSPIDSPPQTPRSVGSDEEAYLSDYIQKHKVPLPGIDAHDSDSFDEDYQSVNSKDTEGNWQENWLFKKRKLKNEMKSDIGMLVPSPMEDVKALIGDKTTDEVSDLSEAGSDIEDEENGPMNGRRSADLPHALVESKTIIGGKNDFAAFPNAKTIDELLQPDSLVSTQSAESVDVQSPVIMEAKNDLILMNDCDSRPIILHVKEKQRNGSKSIDDSLINERACVQNGSSQSGVNQSAKPTSKDASITKGSLFDAEGVDPPVPTPRKKSKSLESAKETIAVEVPTQPTIQESGSLPDNNTIVNQIIREFDFSVEVDKLLGNKPQSLDDELLDSSINDIYDSIEGDPTLDYQSLIAENETVNTAVVSTSPEIILEASNLLIEDCFTETTQEISQDQLENNRLSSLNFIEPTSGPSSNISSENYICKVSPSEFDLSVDSALQPKSDIFDVIATNGVEDKSVPQAMYISSKPALIAVEIATHDTSTVQVINDDSEKKEPATSIPTLIISNICGDTPPPTAACDDDMSLKPKKVLRAQDSLELPPDDREKFEPTKRVDSFDLKDVDRKIDDKLEIDVDSEVNGMKSNTDKELSNAITDPEQTSEEDFVIVTEEEVKALKIEEEILLSTQGVGDSLTETKPETENSITSAYKDSNENKLESPNENICKDLIQTNEPELMLKQFSTNQSSGEIDEKHTTELSVQPESNEFIVMNTRKIFELPSIPESTTQTNEIERPSASAVTYTTSNLFISNQEIILNTNPSTNTIHSDEHGPLPGSIAEREHLKWMNAQVDIPNNPYSAEALQRRLSQTKSPSKVIDINLALAAKSIELDEDVTTKADNGKPLQIVLGAGEPDQLRYGRDYYINDSKAASGTRKKTSSIQRYSSTDEDNISSKPTTPDSDVFTARIVQIRDDPDQTSDDSTKLKLSITDRLSDNSSSLSLQSDSVQSDDSETRVYDLRKNETAYLRSDIIRTSRIPVGATTTPPPTPIDGESLHKNLDQFFAIQQLNQLKKSEEEQEATSQQKSQTFHSGRGVSKPLSPETLKFFTPKPKPVFTSKFKMEETAPIKPLILEREDAIPQNGTIEKGVIEEDVISSLPSVKALAKNFIEPSTETTKQPIQRPKTFAWQVSNEIGSNTNGHTKEPSPDSYLPNYETRYHPVAPGHSITARSLSTKFREELKHSISDDASNGSDNIEIVEREHSPDRPPSPVLLKGIFKEKMSFFQNLENK